AATATATCACCACGAAGAGGTACACAGAATAATTTATCAACAATACATAAGCAAGTGAAAATTACTATAATACATATAGTAGAATATAGAAATAGTCTTCCTGTAAGACCAAGTACAGCTTTTACACCTTCTTTTGAACGCATTTTAATATTTGCAAATTGCTCTTTCTTCTTCATTAAAGCAGGTACTAAAAGTACTGGTACAAAAAAACCTTGATTAACTAAAGGTATCAAAGTATAAATTAAATATCTAAGATAACTACTTTGGGGCTCATACAGTACGCGTTCAACATAAGAAAAGTTTAAAGCAGTTTGCTTAGATAGGTATGGAACCATACCATTTCCTTGAAGAATGTTTATTTGAGCACCAGCATTTATCGTACCTAAAACCTGACTAGCATATGATAAAATATTTGCTAGTATGGGAAGATCAGTTCCATCTATTATCAATAAGGCATTAGGTGATTTTGCTAAACTTACATCTTTTTCAAAATGCTTAGGTATTATTATACCTCCATTTACCCTACGATCTTTTATTGCTTTTTCAAGTTCAGTATCCGAATTTGCATAATAATTAACATTTAAACCTGGGCTAATTTTAAGCTGTTGTACAATAGTTCTTGACAAATGTGAATTGTCTCTATCAACTACACCGAAGGGAAGATGCTCTATATAAGGATTAGACATGGCATAGCCAAAAATAAGTGTTGCTATAATAGTAAGTATAATAGTCTTAAGTAGAGAGCTTCT
The genomic region above belongs to Clostridium sp. AWRP and contains:
- a CDS encoding ABC transporter permease; the protein is MKSLFKILKEERSSLLKTIILTIIATLIFGYAMSNPYIEHLPFGVVDRDNSHLSRTIVQQLKISPGLNVNYYANSDTELEKAIKDRRVNGGIIIPKHFEKDVSLAKSPNALLIIDGTDLPILANILSYASQVLGTINAGAQINILQGNGMVPYLSKQTALNFSYVERVLYEPQSSYLRYLIYTLIPLVNQGFFVPVLLVPALMKKKEQFANIKMRSKEGVKAVLGLTGRLFLYSTICIIVIFTCLCIVDKLFCVPLRGDILIYIVLMSLFFINLTAMGLVLTSFMDNLGHFVLFFNLINIVIFLTCGIIMPDYLLPSGMPEILNSLWPFRHMTVALKMLNLKGLGWDLMLPYLGNELRFGAFWLPVGLALYSFKIGFMKYKNSKLLQKA